A genome region from Arachis duranensis cultivar V14167 chromosome 8, aradu.V14167.gnm2.J7QH, whole genome shotgun sequence includes the following:
- the LOC107462238 gene encoding receptor-like protein kinase HSL1, protein MPLLFFFFFFFVTPTLSLIQEGLLLLEAKKQLLPSSSSSLADWNPRDPTPCNWTCVTCNPNTSHVISLSLSSLSLSGPIPSSLCRLPSLSTLYLDDNFLISPLPSTLSLCTSLTHLNLSGNLFTGPLPSFLSSLPSLLHLDLSFNNFSASIPPSFSLFPNLRSLNLVQNLLNGTIPSFLTNLTTLTSLHLSYNPFLPAPLPSEFGNMTNLQDLSLSGCNLLGPIPASLGKLSNLRNLALTYNSLQGAIPESLISGLTSIVFLELYENSLSGSLPRGAVWNNLTHLEGFDASGNDLTGTIPSELTRLKKLGSLNLFDNNLEGSLPESIVEAESLYELKLFNNSLNGSLPSQLGSNSPLQTLDLSYNNFSGEIPAGLCRRGALQEIMLIYNSFSGRIPESLGDCRSLMRVRIRNNNISGTVPEAMWGLPHLYLLELDENSLTGSISTYISGASNMSSLSLSFNMFSGSVPQEIGNLDNLVQFVASHNRLSGRIPTSVVKLSQLGKLVISDNELSGEIPLGISALEKLNDLDLSNNKLDGNIPSELGTLPVLNYLDLSGNLFSGRIPIELQNLNLNLLNLSNNQLSGEIPKEFDNENYKKSFLGNPGLCSSSSVSGLCQNLGEKKKNKIKYDWVFRFIFVLAGIVFVVGVTWFWFKFRSIKKMKKKVRPNMLKWRSFHKLGFSEYEVVKLLSEDNVIGSGASGKVYKVVLSNGEAVAVKKLWGPKNRTTVSEKDGFFEAEVETLGKIRHKNIVRLWCCCNSGDSKLLVYEYMPNGSLADLLHSSKRSLLDWPIRYRIAIDAAEGLSYLHHYCVPPIVHRDVKSHNILLDEDFGAKVADFGVARTFSRVTQGAESMSAIAGSYGYIAPEYAYTLRVNEKSDIYSFGVVILELVSGRAPLDPAYGDKDLVKWVSSTLEQSGEDQVIDPTMDVKYKGEIIKVLNIGLLCTNPLPINRPSMRKVVTMLHEISAIPRTTSGKLSPYYQEEADNENHHGNTV, encoded by the exons ATGCctctcttattcttcttcttcttcttctttgttacTCCCACTCTCTCACTCATCCAAGAAGGCCTGCTCCTTCTAGAAGCCAAGAAGCAACTACTTCCatcatcctcctcctccctcGCCGACTGGAACCCACGCGACCCCACCCCATGCAACTGGACCTGCGTCACATGCAACCCCAACACCTCCCACGTcatctccctctccctctcctctctctccctctccggCCCTATTCCCTCATCCCTCTGCCGCCTCCCCTCCCTCTCTACTCTCTATCTCGACGACAACTTCCTCATCTCCCCTCTACCCTCCACTCTCTCCCTCTGCACCTCCCTCACCCACCTTAACCTCTCTGGAAACCTCTTCACCGGACCCCTCCCTTcttttctctcctctctcccCTCCCTTCTCCACCTCGACCTCTCCTTCAACAACTTTTCCGCTTCTATTCCCCCATCCTTCTCTCTCTTCCCCAACCTCCGATCCCTCAACCTCGTCCAAAACCTCCTCAACGGAACCATCCCTTCGTTTCTCACCAACCTCACCACCTTAACCTCCCTCCACTTGTCCTACAACCCTTTTCTTCCTGCTCCGTTACCGAGTGAGTTCGGCAACATGACCAACCTCCAGGACTTGTCTCTTTCCGGCTGCAACCTCCTCGGTCCAATTCCCGCTTCATTGGGGAAGCTATCCAACCTTCGAAACCTTGCACTAACCTATAACAGCCTCCAGGGTGCCATACCGGAGTCTCTCATCTCCGGCCTCACCAGCATCGTGTTTCTCGAGCTCTATGAAAACTCGCTCTCTGGTTCATTGCCACGTGGCGCTGTGTGGAACAACCTCACACATTTGGAAGGATTCGACGCCTCCGGGAACGACTTGACGGGGACGATTCCCTCCGAGTTGACTCGGTTGAAGAAACTCGGTTCTCTCAACTTGTTCGATAACAACCTCGAAGGCTCTCTGCCGGAGAGTATCGTCGAGGCCGAGAGCTTGTACGAGCTTAAACTGTTCAACAACTCGCTCAATGGGTCGTTGCCGAGTCAACTCGGGAGCAACTCGCCCCTGCAGACACTCGACCTTTCGTACAACAACTTCTCCGGCGAGATTCCGGCAGGATTGTGCCGCCGGGGAGCGTTGCAGGAGATCATGCTAATTTACAACTCGTTCTCCGGCAGAATCCCCGAGAGTCTGGGGGATTGCAGGAGCTTGATGAGGGTTCGAATAAGGAACAATAACATTTCGGGAACTGTTCCCGAGGCTATGTGGGGACTGCCACACCTTTATCTTCTGGAGCTTGATGAGAATTCCCTTACTGGGTCGATTTCTACTTATATTTCTGGCGCAAGCAACATGTCAAGTTTGTCGCTTTCCTTCAACATGTTCTCTGGGTCTGTTCCCCAGGAAATTGGGAATTTGGACAACCTTGTTCAGTTTGTCGCCAGCCATAATAGGCTATCTGGTCGGATTCCGACGAGTGTTGTGAAATTGAGTCAGTTGGGGAAGCTTGTGATTAGTGATAATGAGCTTTCGGGTGAGATTCCTTTGGGGATTAGTGCTTTGGAAAAGCTTAATGATCTTGATTTGTCCAATAATAAGCTTGATGGTAACATTCCAAGTGAATTAGGAACCTTGCCGGTGCTTAATTATCTTGATCTTTCAGGGAATCTTTTCTCCGGTAGGATCCCAATTGAGCTGCAGAATTTGAATCTTAATTTGCTGAATTTGTCGAATAATCAGCTTTCAGGGGAGATCCCTAAAGAATTCGACAATGAGAATTACAAGAAGAGTTTTCTTGGAAATCCAGGGCTGTGTAGTTCTTCTTCAGTCTCTGGTCTCTGTCAAAATTTaggtgagaagaagaagaacaagataaAGTATGATTGGGTTTTCAGGTTCATATTTGTGCTTGCTGGAATTGTGTTTGTTGTTGGGGTAACATGGTTTTGGTTCAAATTTAGGAGCattaagaagatgaagaagaaagtgAGGCCTAACATGTTAAAATGGAGATCTTTTCACAAACTTGGATTCAGTGAGTATGAGGTTGTGAAGTTGCTGAGTGAAGACAATGTCATTGGTAGCGGAGCATCCGGGAAAGTTTACAAGGTTGTCCTGAGCAATGGTGAAGCTGTGGCAGTGAAGAAATTATGGGGACCAAAAAACAGGACTACTGTTTCTGAAAAAGATGGTTTTTTTGAAGCTGAGGTGGAAACATTGGGAAAAATCAGGCACAAGAATATTGTGAGGCTATGGTGTTGTTGTAACAGTGGTGATAGCAAGCTCTTAGTTTATGAGTACATGCCTAATGGAAGCCTTGCTGATTTGCTTCACAGTAGCAAGAGAAGCTTGTTGGATTGGCCAATTAGGTACAGAATTGCCATTGATGCTGCTGAGGGGCTTTCTTATTTGCATCACTATTGTGTTCCTCCTATTGTTCATAGGGATGTCAAATCCCACAATATATTACTTGATGAAGACTTTGGAGCAAAAGTTGCAGATTTTGGTGTGGCCAGAACTTTTAGCAGGGTTACCCAAGGTGCAGAATCTATGTCTGCAATTGCCGGATCTTATGGTTACATAGCACCAG AATATGCTTACACTCTAAGAGTGAATGAGAAGAGTGACATCTATAGTTTTGGAGTGGTAATTTTAGAATTGGTAAGTGGGAGAGCTCCACTTGATCCAGCATATGGTGACAAAGATTTGGTGAAATGGGTTTCTTCCACATTGGAGCAGAGTGGAGAGGATCAAGTGATTGATCCAACTATGGATGTTAAGTACAAGGGAGAAATCATTAAGGTACTAAACATAGGGCTCCTTTGCACAAACCCTCTTCCCATAAACCGGCCTTCAATGCGCAAGGTGGTGACAATGCTGCATGAAATATCTGCAATTCCCAGAACAACAAGTGGAAAATTGTCCCCTTATTATCAAGAAGAGGCCGATAATGAAAATCATCATGGAAACACGGTTTGA